Proteins co-encoded in one Ruegeria pomeroyi DSS-3 genomic window:
- a CDS encoding DUF3305 domain-containing protein codes for MAQAARVHIEMPLGVVVRKTPGVTRWARWSWRAVAVLPGAGPADWAELRREGEAVEYHAATLPLILWAADAEAYRINLSDGVPSIYLVLRETDHADRPLEAVLVTASPYEGQDYADTADDIVEKIPMTPGLVAWVRDFTLQHHHAEPFVKRRRDRKRVDLVEDGRGDARIRQQGDVYRAPKRRLVQ; via the coding sequence TTGGCCCAGGCCGCCAGAGTTCACATCGAGATGCCGCTGGGCGTTGTCGTCCGCAAGACACCGGGGGTGACCCGCTGGGCCCGGTGGTCTTGGCGCGCGGTTGCGGTGCTGCCGGGCGCGGGACCTGCGGATTGGGCCGAGCTCCGGCGCGAGGGCGAGGCGGTCGAGTATCACGCCGCCACCCTGCCACTGATCCTCTGGGCCGCCGATGCCGAGGCCTACCGGATCAACCTGTCCGATGGCGTGCCCTCGATTTATCTGGTCCTGCGCGAAACCGACCATGCCGACCGCCCGCTCGAGGCGGTACTGGTCACCGCTTCTCCTTACGAGGGGCAGGACTATGCCGATACGGCGGACGATATCGTGGAAAAGATCCCGATGACGCCTGGGCTGGTGGCCTGGGTGCGCGATTTCACCTTGCAGCACCACCATGCCGAACCTTTCGTCAAACGGCGGCGCGACCGCAAGCGGGTGGACCTGGTCGAGGATGGGCGCGGCGACGCGCGCATCCGGCAACAGGGCGATGTCTATCGCGCCCCCAAACGGCGGTTGGTGCAATGA